The Drosophila willistoni isolate 14030-0811.24 unplaced genomic scaffold, UCI_dwil_1.1 Seg87.1, whole genome shotgun sequence nucleotide sequence TCCCTGTAAAACTGTCACAGTCGCGAGCTGCCCTGAATGCCTCCATTGAGATTTGCACAGTTTTATCCACAGTCAGCGATGTTGTTATAGCATTCATATGATCCTCCTCATTACCTTCGAACCAGTTCAAAGTAGGCAATATTATGCGTCCACCAGTTCCAGAAATATGATAGGGTAAACGTAGATAATTTCCAATTGGATCATTGAAATATACAGCTCCCAGACCTTTGGAATCAATGCCAGTAACCACAGTGGACACAAAGTACTGGCGTGTAAGCTTGGTACGTGTTAGCATACTGGCCAACGAATCGGGGCAAACGGGCATTAAGTTATCCAGTTCATACTTGAGCGAGAAACTGCGTACCAAAGAGACAAGAGCTAGAGTATCGCACCGACAACCAACCGATCCCAGAACTGTTTGTGGTGAAACATCAAATAGTTTGCTCTGGCTGCGCATCTTCCGGATATTGAAATCGTTGGTCAAGCGCGTATCACATGCAATTGTAGCAAAATCGTTACCAGCAATGGCCACCAGAGTACCGCCAATATATTCATGAGGATTGAAGATGCTGGCAGATGTAACAGTTCTATTTTCATCGGTGTTAATAGGATAAAAACTATCCACATTTGAAGAGTGTtagtatatttttataccatacacccatagggtgaaatggtatatttaagtcgccaaaatgtatgtaacaggcagaaggaagcatctccgaccccacaaagtatatatattcttgatcagcatcaaaaaccaagtcgatctagccatgtccgtctgtccgtccgtccgtccgtccgtatgaacacctagatctcggagactataagagctagagccaccaaatttggtatgcagtctcgtgtagtatgtacgcttatcgagtttgtttcaaatttttgccacgcccccttccgcccccgaaatttacataaaactgtttttcttaaaaagtatggcagatagagacatcaaatttgggttatatacttgtttagttagcgcgtagaaaataattgttccaactttttgccacgagCCCTTCCACCCCCGGAATTTAcgtaactctgattttcttaaaaactatgaaagctaccgacattaaatttggtatgtaagctagcttaatagacgcgcagatattgactatttaaaaattttgccacgcccatttccgcccccgagaattaaaaaaaacagattttctcgaaaactaacaaagctaaagtaaccaaatttagtatgtatattgacttagtatgcgcgcagaatacatatattttaatatgtcgCCACGCCCACtgccgcctccataatttagaaaaaaccgaaccggcagactaataaatcttatttatttctatcaaactaccaaatttgattgaaatcggactagaaacatacaaaattacgtatgaacgtattttgctacgcgatccataagggaagaattggccgttggctagtggcggcgctagagtgctcgtgtgtttgtagagtgagcgagatagcaaatggtatgaggcatgttaaaacaatttaatagacatacatttggttttcgaaattttaaatatttgttttacctggtgtatggtatacccaagtcggcgagacgacttacttacttcatttctttttattttttgtacaaaATACGTAAATGTATTGACTAGCAGATTGGAAACGTTGTGAGAAATTCTGATATTccaaacaataaaacaattttattatagACTGTGAAGCCTACGTTGATTTCGAAATACTGCTTTCCTATTGTTTTTCGTGGTTGCTACGATGctgttttatttgaaaaactgCGTCAAGTAGATATTTTGATAACTTTTGTATGAGAGTTTCATCGTTAGagataaaaatcaaattaaaaaaagtaCAGAAACTATGATCAGGTTAAAAATCCTATTAATACAAGAGTTAATTTTGTTGACTCTTTATTGGCTATTAAAAAAGTGGACAATTATCTCATGTCTGTTcaaaattgcattttcttgtctaattttccaaaaattcaAGAGTTTATCGCTTTATCAAAATCTATCATCGATTGTGCATATTATATTGCTACTCATTTGGCTTGTCACATTGACATTTTGCGTTAAAGAACCCAAACAAATTTTCTACAATTTTTCCCACCTTTATGGTCTATATATAGAGCATAAATCGACCTAATTTGGCAAAAAGTTTCGGTTTgtattttattcttttttattctctctctgattttgataaataaaattttcttttgggtACACGAAAAGTCCTTCATTTAGTTTAAGCGCCTGCCATACATTTTCTAGGCCACATATTTCATCCTTACTCTCCGCGCATCACCGGGAAGAAAAAATGCGACTGTATACCCAGCAATTTGGTGGTGGCTCCTCTCCTCATCATCAGGCCGAATGCCTCCTTCTTCTACTTTGGCCCTTTGGCAAATTATTcacaacgacgacgacatcACCGACGTAATAAATTTTGCCTTTGCCGCTGTCTAACTTTTGGTTGCTGTCgacatttgccttttttttttgctgttttttcattcatttttttttatgcccttgcagagggtattataaaattggtcagatgtttgtaacgcacagaaggacacgtttccgaccccataaagtaatTATaatcttgatcagcatgagaagctgagttgatatagccatgtccgtcaaccgtctgtccgtccgtccgtctgtgcgaatgcgttttactcagccgtcttaagagctctcgggctgaaatttttcggtgttttttattacccgggaaaaataaagtatgaaagtATAAAGTATGAAagccatcaggatcggaccactatatcatatagctctagaagaactagaagaaacagtTTCATAAacatcggagtatgctatgaaatttacatatgtgataatatttgatataaaaccccagatcccaaaatttgaatgtgattggataaatataacacaagttacagtcaatataataatcggctctgccggcagcgctgcttgctgtctactacgtcttttgtcatcaacagagtacatgcatacacacacagacgcaacgctacatgaactgtatgtgtatgcgtgcgttgctttgct carries:
- the LOC6645171 gene encoding proteasome subunit beta type-1, whose product is MRRGATTKLLGIQSHFFFPVMRGETVTSASIFNPHEYIGGTLVAIAGNDFATIACDTRLTNDFNIRKMRSQSKLFDVSPQTVLGSVGCRCDTLALVSLVRSFSLKYELDNLMPVCPDSLASMLTRTKLTRQYFVSTVVTGIDSKGLGAVYFNDPIGNYLRLPYHISGTGGRIILPTLNWFEGNEEDHMNAITTSLTVDKTVQISMEAFRAARDCDSFTGNCMFINIITREGVQFKQLPLP